GGCGATCCGGGAGGTCACCGCCGCGGCAGGCGCCCTCTTCATCGTCAACGACCGCCTGGACGTCGCCCTGGCGGTCGGCGCCGAAGGCGTCCACCTCGGCCAGGCCGACCTCCCGGTGGAGGAGGCGCGGGTCCTCGCTCCGCCGGGGTTCATCGTCGGTCTCTCGGTCGGCGACGTCGCGGAGGCGGTGGAGGCCGTCGCCGGCGGCGCCGACTACGTCGCCCTCAGCCCCACCTTCTCGACCGCCTCGAAAGCCGACGCCGGTCCGGGCCACGGTCTTGCGACCCTCCGGGCGATCCGGTCCGCGGTCCCCGTCCCCGTCCTCGGGATCGGCGGCATCGGCCCCGAGAACGTGGCCGACGTCATCGCCGCCGGCGCCGACGGCGTCGCCGTCATCTCCGCAGTCGTCGGGCAGGAGGACGTGACCGCCGCCGCACGGACGATGAAGGCCCTCGTCGCCGCCGCAAAGCGTGCGCCGCACCTCTCCTCTGCCCGTGATGAGGCCGGGGACGATGTCGCGTTCTGAGAAGAGAATGAGGAACCGGAGGTTCTGAGTTTCGGCGATGTATCCTCCCGGTCTGATGGTCGGGGGAAGATAGGGGATCGGTGTCTCTTGCCGGGGGGCTGCCGCCCCCCCAACCCCTCGAAAACCTCCGGTTTTCTCATGCTCACTTCGTTCGCACCCAGCCATTAAGATAGGGGTGGGATGGCAATCTCCCTCTTCAGGATCTCTGTTCTGTCTTCCCCGGTCCTATCCTACGATCGGGGGTCCGGGGGCGACGAGCGACAGCGAGGAGTCCCCCGGTCTATACTATGGGGAAGGCGATTGATCTCCATCCACGACACGTCCGACCCGGCCTTTCCCCGGTCATGATCTCTCTCCCCCTTACCTCACCGCGAGCATCCTCTCGATCGCCGTCCGCGCCCTGTCGGCGACGTCCGCGGGGACGGTCACCCGCGGTTCGAGGGTGACGAGGGAGTCCCTCACCATCGTAAGGTCCGTCTTCTTCATGTTGATGCAGACCGCCCTCCCGGAGAGGGGGTAGAACTCCTTGTCCGGGCATTTTTTCTGCATCTGGTGGATGATGCCGACCTCCGTGCCGATGATGAAGGAGCGTGCCGTGCTCGCGCAGGCGTGCCTCACCATGCCCGACGTCGACTGAACAGAGTCCGCGAGGTCGATCACCTCGGGCCTGCACTCCGGGTGAACGAGCACCTCGGCCTCCGGGTGGAGGCGGCGGGCGTCCTGCACGTTCTCGGGGGTGAACCGATCGTGGACATAGCAGAACCCGTCCCAGGGCATCACCTCCTTCGTCGTGAAGCGTGCGACATAGCGGGCGAGGTTCCGGTCGGGCACGAAGAGGATCCTCTCCGCCTCCAGGGACTCGACAACCGTCACCGCATTCGCCGAGGTGCAGCAGATGTCGCTCTCCGCCTTCACCTCCGCGGAGGTGTTGACATAACTGACCACCGCGGCGTCCGGGAAGCGTTCCCTCAGCACCCGCACCTCCCCGGCGGTGACCATCGCCGCCATCGGGCAGCAGGCGTCGCCCGCCGGCAGCACCACCCTCTTCTCCGGCGAGAGGATAGCGGCGGTCTGGGCCATGAAGTCGACGCCGCAGAAGATGATGACCTCCGCGTCGTAGGCGGTCGCCGCCCTCGCAAGTTCCAGGGAGTCGCCGACGAGGTCCGCGACGTCCTGCACCGCCGGAATCTGGTAGTTGTGCGCGAGGATGACGGCGTCCCTCTCCTCTTTCAGGCGCAGAATTTCTTCAACGAGTCTCTCCTCCATCGTCTCCCGATCCTCCGGAAGGGCAACCATAATGTATATCTGTTTCCACCTCCCCAGTATATAATGTTCACAATTGTGAATATGCCGGCGACAGGAGACGGGTATGCCGAGACTATTGTCAGAAAAAGACCGTGCCATGCTGAGAAAATCCACGTGC
This window of the Methanofollis ethanolicus genome carries:
- the thiE gene encoding thiamine phosphate synthase, which produces MGYDLYVITDGEVGRGLSHLDQARLAVAGGADVVQLRDKTMNTSDLLREARAIREVTAAAGALFIVNDRLDVALAVGAEGVHLGQADLPVEEARVLAPPGFIVGLSVGDVAEAVEAVAGGADYVALSPTFSTASKADAGPGHGLATLRAIRSAVPVPVLGIGGIGPENVADVIAAGADGVAVISAVVGQEDVTAAARTMKALVAAAKRAPHLSSARDEAGDDVAF
- the nadA gene encoding quinolinate synthase NadA; amino-acid sequence: MVALPEDRETMEERLVEEILRLKEERDAVILAHNYQIPAVQDVADLVGDSLELARAATAYDAEVIIFCGVDFMAQTAAILSPEKRVVLPAGDACCPMAAMVTAGEVRVLRERFPDAAVVSYVNTSAEVKAESDICCTSANAVTVVESLEAERILFVPDRNLARYVARFTTKEVMPWDGFCYVHDRFTPENVQDARRLHPEAEVLVHPECRPEVIDLADSVQSTSGMVRHACASTARSFIIGTEVGIIHQMQKKCPDKEFYPLSGRAVCINMKKTDLTMVRDSLVTLEPRVTVPADVADRARTAIERMLAVR